From the Musa acuminata AAA Group cultivar baxijiao chromosome BXJ3-1, Cavendish_Baxijiao_AAA, whole genome shotgun sequence genome, the window TTCGGATAACAGATACGATGCAATCTTATGAGACCAATTTGCATGTAGTATATGATCTGTTGTGACTCCATGAGATGAAGAGGTGGAAACAGTTGTGTTAGAGAAGTTTTTTGGATTGTGAATCgatgattaattttgatattaataaTTAATCGACCAATTCTAAAACCAGCAATTTCTAACCTAATGGACACCTACTGCATTGTGCTATGATCTTCAAGAAATGAATAGGAATAGTAAACCCAAAATCAATACTGAAACTAATAATCAACCCCATAGAAATCTGATTGACATGATCTTCAATTTGGTGATGTGGAATATTGGATGGGTTAGTGTCACGATCCACAATTGTTAGTGTCATATGGCAAGAAGAAGAAATCGGAGCTCTTTGTTTTAGATGCAGAGCATCATTTGAGCACGGCTCATATCTCATTTTTTTGACTGTTGCATATATTTGGTACCAATGATTAAGTTGTGGGCTAACTAATAAGTCAAACTACGGTTTGACCTGTTATTTGACTTAGACATATGGATTTTCTTTACTTGAACTTTAATTTTGATTTGAACCCATGTTGAAAATGTAATATAACAACAATGCAGCAGCAGTTTAATCCAGCATCTAACTTGCGATGATAGCAGAGAAAAATACCGACCAGATTTAGATACTAACCTGCTTCCATCCTTTTGCATTTCTTCATGCTCCTCTGTTGAATCTCTGTCGGTGTTGTGTTGGATTATCCACAGCAGGCATAATTAAGCTTCAAAAACATAACAAAGATGATCAGACTAGCAATCCAATgttattttagaaaataaaataattgaacTTTGATGATACTTGGGATAAGTAACAcagtagtatcatgcatgaatgcacCATTGCAGATAGAGAAGAGAATAATATGAAGAGAAAATTCTGTACAACCTCTCTGGATTTCTGCTGGAACTGGAAAGGACTCGTTTCTTATTTCCCCTGCTTCAATTCTGACGTAACAGCAGATCTTGAGGAGCATCTactgataaagaaaaaaaaaaaacttgtaacTGGAAAGAGATAAGTGTACCAGATCAAGAGAATAGAGAAAGAGAGCAAAAGTCAGATAGGGGGTGGAATATGTTCTCTCAGTTTGGCTCATGGAGGCTATGGCTGGTAGAATTGCCTCACCACAATGATATGGGCTCACGATGTGCAATCAGAGAAGAATCATGCTAAAACAACCATGTCTTTAAAGCAAAAGCTATGATCTAATTTTCAACAGCCACAAAGATAGCATTCGACAATTTCATCACAGAATCTTGCAAAGTTTCTCcatctaatatgatttgatcGAGATGAGAACCAAGTAGTCATCGATGCATTAACATACTAATACCATCTCTTACTGAGATGCAATGTTCTAGTGAACATTATCATCCAGAACAGTCATCCATTGCATTACTGAGATGCAATGCATTAACATTATCATCCAGAAGAGGATCCCAGTCTTCAAACATTATCATCCAGAATAAGCAGCTTATACATTAGCCTCTCAGGTGTAGACACTTATTCTAGTGAACAGTCATCCCACAACCAATCGCTGCAAAACCAATACATCTAGGCCATGGCACACAAAATAAGCAGTCTTGTTGTGGAAGAAGTTTGTGCAAGTTCAGAGCATTAGCTTGCACGGTCTCTAAGTACTTCCAACTCCATCTCAGTAGGGTCAGTAGCCTGAATCTCATAATGAATGCCATCAAGCTCACGCCTGAACCTATCCTTTGATGTGGCATAAAGCATCTTTGCACGTATGCGAGAGATGGAAGGTGACCTGATGAGCATGAAGGCATAAATGAGTGCATTAAACAAAATAAATCAACATTGTGATTTGTCACATACATATAGAATGTTTTCCTATCGTGTTTATATATAAATAACAGCATTGATATATGTCTTACATTAAGCATGATTGATACAATATCACAATATAAAATTGCCTTTTTAGTTTGTGTAAACTAAGTTCATCTACTTTTGTCTATATTTGTAGGTAAATCCTATACTTATAAATTTGTTTGATATACATAATGTGAATATTTGGCAAATAATTATATATGGCCTAGCAAGTTCCTTTacttataatgatatatatacatgtatatatatatatatatacatgtacttgTTTCTATACTCCTACATTAGGTTAATGTATATTTGTACATAAATTTATTTGGGTACCCTAACAAACTATGAGTGATCTTTCATGTTTGCCCTAGAACAGGATTTTAGCCTTGACTGTCGAGTTTTGATCAAAAGTGAGCTCTTTAACAACTTATCCTCGTGTGGAAAAATTTGAGGCATTGAGTCCAGCTTAAAAGAATTATTTTTAAAAGTCTTGCCAAATCATTGAGCTAAAATATCACAATTgctctttttttttcataaaataaattagaTGCTAAAATACTCGTTGTTATAAGATAGGTGACAATTTCTATAAGAAAGAATGGCTATACACTGATTCCTTTCAAATATAATTGTTCATTCTGTTTGCCTCACTATGGCTGTTGTATCCAGCAATCCATATTCTCTTATTTATTTGGTTCTTTTGTTATAATCAATCTTTTGTATCATTAATAATTGTTGGCCACATTTCCAATCACATAACATGGTGCATTTATCAAGTTCACCTCATTTTTTTGGATGAAAAAAATCCAGGGAACTACAACATAATTAATGAGTGGAGAATGATAAACAATAAAACTTAAGATACTATAGGTGCAAAACTGTTTTGATCATGTGAAAAATTGGTGATAAAAGTCAAAGTTACTGAGTAGTATGTTTATAGTTTATATTCATAATGTTGTACCCGAATTTTGCCCACCATTCTTGACAAATTAAAATCCATGCTTAAACAAGACAAACATCAGTGATAGAGCCtttcttattttctttgttcTACTTAACCTTAGGGTAACAAAAAGGTTAATGGATTTGATTGCAAATGCTGAGAGAACCTTTAAATCATACAAGCCAGCTTCTTTACTATTCTGAATAGTTCCTTGATTGCATCATGATGAGGCAGATTCGAGACAGGAAAAGAGAGTAAAACCATTAAGGGTTTAAAACATGCTATATTGAACCAAGCATCAAATCCTGAAAACCAGAAGTATCTAGTTAATTTTTGCTTTGCATCAGTTGGTTTTTCACCATTCTGCCAATACAGTGTATAGGCAGGGTCAATATGCAAGATGCTTATTACATGCATATTATCTGATTGACTTTAATTATGTCCTACTTCATTATCAACTTACTTCACCCAAGGCAACTCGTCTAAGTTCCATCACATTCCAGATCGACAATCCATAACCATGAACTTTGTTCCtcagcttctcatttgcatgaaATACAGTTATGAAATATAATGGCAGCAGCTAGGATTCACACATATCTTTTCTATACCCCTTATAGAAGCCCGCTCTCGCTAAAGCGTATGAAATTCGCACCTAAATGTTGTGGAGCTGTATCCTGCCGGTTGTTTTTTGATGGATAAGGAAACTGCAGTTGTTTGTGGAAGTATTGAATTGTTCAGGAGTTGTTGAAGATTGTGATGGTCAAAAGAAGCACAAATTAAAACATTGGACATAGTTCAGGAAGAAAATTCCTATGAGGAACATACGATGCCTCTGAAGTTTATATAAGCTAAAATATCATATGCCCTATAACAATgaagatgaaattaaaaaaaaaaggaaaatcttaggtcagtctaCTAAGTAACTTTTAAGTTAagcaacttataagttttaattaaCACATGCTTCTAAAAGAAACAAACAGCTGTTTCAATTATCAAATAAAATATGTTGGAGCTACTTAGCTTCGAACATGTTGGGTCAGAATCATACTCCTATTAGGCACACAATCTGAGCCGAAACATGAACAATAAATTCAATCAAGAAAGCCTATAGATATATGTGCATTTTCActacaaagaaaaaacaaaaagactATCTCTATTCTTACAACCAAAATCATGGATACAGGCAAAAAAAAGAATCCTCCATCACTGAAGAGATTACAATAAGATAAGAACCCGATCAATTAGATAATTCAGTATGTCAACAAAGAAGGTACAGATAGATGGAAAGTAATGTATATTACTGAACTGTGATATGTATAGGTTAAAAGAGGCTAACCATGCAATGAAAAATATCTTGCTCTTTTGGCAGTTGTCTTCAGTCACATAATCAAAATCATAAATAGCATAACGGCAATCATTCTCAGGAAGGGCAGCAGTGAAATCGTCATAGCTCTCTCCTGGGGCTCCTGTCTTCTCAACAACTacctcctttttcttttcatctATTTTGAATATGACATATCGATGCACTTTCTTTCTCTGAAGTTCCAGAAAAGTGCTTTTGCTGTGTTCATCAACTCCCATGCCCGATGATGCATTTGACTGCAGATCAGATATAAATGTAAAGAACCAAAGAaaatttggaggcagaaaaaataTAGCCATGTAAATGATGCCATCAACACCTCATGTAAAAAAATTAACAAGAAAGTGCCCTGGTAAGTCTTATGGCACCTTCACAAATGCCAGAACATAAATGCCGACTACCCAAACTGATGAGATTCTATCATGCTACGATGAAAATTGACAATCATCAACAAATTTACTAAAGATTATTACAAATGATGAAAAGAGAGAAGCAAGTTTAAAAGGATACCCTTAACTTGCTGAACAAACAACAAAGAATCCTCATATACACTTTACTTGAACCAATCTAACCACAGTATTTCGGTTAAGAAGCTAAATAAAGGCAATAGTGACTACTGAGTTGGCGTTGAGGAAATTCCTACCAAGATGAATCGGCATAACCTATAAATCTACAAAGATACACAACACTGCATCAGACACGACAACTTTGCATTTTCCGAAGAAAAGCTTCCTGCTTTAGACAACAATGAGGGTGCATCAGTCAATCTCCAGCTTTAGATTAACAGTCCACGCCATCAAGCAAGGTGGGAAGAACTCATAATGGAAGTACAACAATACCCATATCAGGATCTGTGGCAACTGAGAGTACtaaaagaaaacacaaaaaaaatcCCAATTCAAACAGCTAAATATACTCTGCAGACGCATCATCAAGCCGTAAAAGAGAGTTAACCCTTGCATCTCATCGCAGAGGGTTATCGGATTGATTCCAAGCCTCAAATCCACACACAATCTCAACAATTCGAACTCAAGAAGACAAACAACAACCGACGAAGAGATCGGAATTCTTACCGTTCGGAAAGACATGGCGCCTCGATCCCGAGAGAGACAGAGGGGAGTGAGAAGGGAAACCGGAGGAAATGTGGAAGGAAATGAGGGAGGAGAGGCGATTATATTGTTAGTGGTCGAGATAAAAAGGAAAGTGAGAATTCTTTCTCACCTGCGGATCGCCGCGTCACGCACAGGGTagatggagtcaagcacgaaacgCATAACTAGCGAACCATTTTGTGCCACGTTGAAATATTAGATACTTGTCAAGGTTCCATAGGTCGTTCGGATGTACCGAGTGGCGCACCCGGTTTGATTTGGTGCGTCAACCAGGTCGAACGGTTGCCGGTCCAAGGACGGTTCCGCGACGTTCGTCCAGATGACAACACGTGTCCTGACTCTGGTGGGGTCCGCCTACACGTGAGCGTTcatatttttttgaacttttttgtattaaaataataataatatacaaaaGACTGCGTGGAATCGACGCTGCTTTGGCACCCATCAATAATTGAGGGAGCGGTGGCAACGAAGCATGCCTCGTAGCCTCATGTTTAGTTTCATGAGTTCCGTTGTGGGATTGATGTGATAGATATCGGCATCATTCGATCAATTTTTCGCTtctcaaaacatatatatatatatatatatatatatatatatatataaataaaagaaggtatcaattaatttagttttaataatttattaaaaaattaaataaaaaatattttttaaaaaattaataatattatacaaataatataaatctaatttcgattaaaatatttaaataataattaaacgAGGAGTATAGAGAATTGAAATCTAGCTAGTAAATATTCTTTTACTTATAAGTATTTGATTTTCGACgtaatacatatatattatatacatgttAGAAGTgaaatttatataaattttatatgtttgaagtgaaaatttgataatttgagatgttgCATATCCATTtatgaagataaataattacaagtaAAAGAAAATTAATATGATTACCTTACCTACTTTCTTGGGACTGATTATATATTACCCTATATATTTAGATTATATTAGTATCATAGTCTctgtatttaaaaaaattatattaagatttttataattttgaagaTAAAACAAGTAAATTCATTTGCTATAGTAACGGAAACACGTAATATGTGATACCACGTATCAAATCAATACGAATGTGATGAAcaagaagataattttaatatccattttattTTCAACACgtgaaatatttaaattattttttactgataaaatcattagaaatggaagagatattaaaattatatttttaatatatatatatatatatatatatatatattcataagaaTATTTAAGATTTATGTCTTTATGcgaaagcaacaaaaaaaaagaataattgcTTACAAATGTTGAAGCGGCTAAAGATCACGTAGACAAAGCTTTGGCTCGGTTTTCATGGGTCGAAGCCTGTGATGGGAAAGCCCATAATTGTTCTTGGCCTCGTGATAGGGATTGTCGAGATTATAATTGGATTTTTGTCTTAAGTACTCTAAATTAAGTTTAGCACAT encodes:
- the LOC135628227 gene encoding actin-depolymerizing factor, with translation MSFRTSNASSGMGVDEHSKSTFLELQRKKVHRYVIFKIDEKKKEVVVEKTGAPGESYDDFTAALPENDCRYAIYDFDYVTEDNCQKSKIFFIAWSPSISRIRAKMLYATSKDRFRRELDGIHYEIQATDPTEMELEVLRDRAS